A stretch of DNA from Paracoccus methylovorus:
CCTCGTATCCCAGCCAGAACGCGGCCTGACCGGTTACTTGCAAGCGGTGCATGATCTTGAACTGGAATTCCTCGATCTCTCCGGTCACCCGGCAGAATTCGGCGCCATCGAAACGCACCGCGGCCGGAATCGCGGTTTCGGTTTCGTTCAGCTTCCACTGGTTGGTGGCACGCGCCAGTTCGGTCGAGACATAGCTGTCCACCGGATTGCGGGTCAGGATGATCTTGGCGCAGGCCCGGTCCGCCATGATGGCATCAAAGACGCGCGGGTCATGGTCGTGGAAATAGCGAAACCCCGACAAATGGTTCGGCTTGTCGAAAAGGGCGGCCAGCAGCCGGTGCGGATCGGCCTCGCGTTCGGCCATGGTGATGCCCTTGAGCTCATCCTTGTCGGGCCAGCCCATCATGTAGGGGTTGAACGCCTCACCAAAGCAGGTGACGCGCTTGACGGCATTCAGCGTCGCCTCCAGCAGGTTCGAGCCGGTGCGCATCTCGGCGAAGATGACGAAACTGCGGAAAGGCTGGGTCATGGTGCAGGGTTTCCTTGGGCAGTCGGCGGTTCGGGATTGGTGGCGGGGAAATCCCCCATCAGTTGCGGGCGTAGCCCCGCATTGCGCAGCCTTTGCAGAAAGCGCCCCATGCCGGCAATCTCGCGCATGGGCGGCAGATCGTTGGCAGTATCGGGATTGCCGCCCAAACGGTGCAGGATCGCCCCCAGCACGGCCGAGGGTCGGGCGCAGAAATCGGCCAGGTCCCAGATCTGCGTCTGCGCCTTGAGCCAGACCGAGTTCAGCACCTCCATCTGCGCAAGTTCGGTGCGTTGAAGAATGGCCGCAACACGACGAATATCGTCAAAAGGCATGTCGGAATGCAGCAGCGGCACCACCCACGCCCCGGTGATGACAAAGATGCGCGCATTCGGATCGGTGGCGAGAAACCAGTTCATATCCTGTTCGTCGCGCGGGCTGAACTGCCAGACCTGCATCCGTCGGGTGATGCGGATCAGGTTGGCCAGAAAGCCGCGTTGGTCAAGATCACGCAGCACCGCACTGTCTGAAAGCGCGCCCGGCCCGATCGGCTGGCGGCCGGCGAATTCCACGCCATGCACGGCAAAGACATGCCCATGCACATCGGCGTCGATTCGACTGGCGAGCCAAGGCTCAAACCCGGGAAACAGGTCGGTAAAGCCTTGAAACAGCGCATAGGGGGCCGAGGTCTTGCCGTTCTCGCGGTCTTTCAGCGGAAAGCGGCTTTGCATGTAAAGCCCCGGACGGCCAAGCCGGCGCCGGGTCACCGCATGGCTGATGATGCGGTCCACCCGCCCGGGGCGCGGCTCGGCAGCCGAGGGTTTGTTGCTGCAAGAATAAGGAAAATGCTGATAAAGGCCGCGCGCGCCGCGCCAGATCTTGCGCGCGACAAAGCAGCGCGATTGCTGCAACAGCTCGCGATGATCGTCGTAAAAGATATAGGGTTTGCCCTGATCGTCGAACTTGGCCAGCGTCAGCGAGCGGCTTTCGATATGCGTGGAATGCCGCCGGGCAAGCGTCTGGAAATAGCTTTCATCCGGGATCCAGACCCGGTTGAAATAGCGGTCGAACTCTTGCCGGCGCGGATCGTTCAGGATCGCATGCAGCGTCGCCCGCGTCAGGCACCACCATTGCGAACCCAGATGCGGCACCAAACCCTGCGGAATGCGGCGGCTTACCTGCAGCCGGCGCTGCAGCTCGACATAGCGGTCGAAAAGCTTGCGCTGCCGCCGGAACGAGAACGGAAAACGCAGGGTAAAGCGTTCCTCGTTCAGCCCTCCCACGGTCCAGCCGACATCCTCGGCCGTCACGCTTTCGATGAAATCACGCCCCGGGTGCAAAGCAAGATAAGCGCAGATATCCCGCACCGGCCGCAACGGCAGGCAAGCACCCGAGACGACCAGAACATGCGTCACATCCTTAAAGCCCGCCAGCAGCAGGCCGGCCGCGTCCTGCGTGGCGCGCACCAGACTGAAGCTGCCCCATTCGCAGTCATGGCGCGGGCTGAACAGCACCTGCGGCAGTTCCGCAAGCTCGGCTCGCATTGCCTCAATCGCATCTGCCGGGGTCTTGGCGTCGATATGGACCGACACCGCAGCGCCACCCTGCGCCCAGACCCGCGCCACGCCGGCGGCGATGCGCAGCTCCTCGTGGCACAGCATGACCACGCCCAGCCTGACCGGCGCGGCGCTCATGCCCAGTTCCCCTTGGAGATCAGGCCCAGATCCTCAAGCTGGCGCCAATCCTGCAATTCGCAGGATTCCTCGCACCAGAAATCCGGGTCGTCCCGCAACCCGGCGTGATAGGCGAGGTATTCCTGGCTGTTGGCGTAATGCTGACGACGGGTCAGTTCCTCGGCGGATTTCTCGACAAAGGTGGACAGGAATTTGGCGTGCAAAAGACAGCCCGAGGCCTTTTCCCCGCCGTTCTCGTCATAGACCCGGTTCAGCGAGCGTGGCAGCAGCATATGGGTCGAACTGAGATAGGCTTGACCGCGTCGCCATCGGACCAGCGGAATCTTGTTCAGCGCCGGCGCACTTTCGGGGTCGTCCGCGAAAAACGCCCGCGCGCGCGGCCCCCCCTGAATCCAAAGATTGCCATATTCGCCATTCTTGCGGATGACATAATTGGCCGGATCGAACCAGCGCGCCACCTGAAACGGGTCCTGCCCGGCGCGATAGGGCTGCGCAGTCAGCGAACCCTTGGGATACATGTCCAGCAACATGGCCGAGAAGGATCGGATATTGCTGGCGTCCAGCCAATCGGTCAGCGCCTGCAAGGGCCTTGTGTCGTGATGCGGATAGATCAGGAATTCGTCGCAATCCACCGTCAGGCACCAATGTCCTGCGCCATACCGGCGCAACAACCAGTTCAGCCAGTCGAGCCCAAAGAGCGCATCCTTATAGCTGGCATGGGTCAGCCAGACCGAGACATCGGGCTGATTGGCCAGATATTCGCATCCGCCATCATCCGAGCCATTATCGACCACCAGAAAATGCCGGATACCCATCGCCCGGTAATAATCCAGAAACCACGGCAGACGCAGCGCCTCGTTACGGATGGCGGTGAACAGCAGGATATCGCCCGGTTGGATTTGGGCGGTACGGTCCCACAGCGGACGCAGCCGCCGGCGACACCGAAACGCGCGCCATAACAGCCATTGACGGCGGGCGCGGAGTCTAAGCTTTTGCCGAAGAATCCTGAACAGGCGCGGCACGGACCATCTTACCTTTTGCCGCTGTTACATAACCTTAACGCGCATGTGGCGCAATGATTGGGCTCAACCCGGCGTAGAAAAGTGCAAAATGCCCGTCCCAATCGGGCACCGGCCAGGGCGGCAGCCGCACTGGCGGTGCAGCAGCCAGACGCGCAACTTCCGCCGCCCAGTCGCCCGCAGCGTCCGGGGACAGCCAGGTCGCGTAGTCGCCCAACATCTCACGCGCCGCAGGCGAAGGGGCGGCGAGGACGGGAATGCCCCGCCCCGCCGCCTCGGTCAGCGGCAGGCCGAAACCTTCGGCCCGGCTGGGCATCAACAGGCCATGGCTGCGGCCGATCAGTTCGGCCACCGCACCGTCGTCAAGATCGGACAGCTCGCGCACCGGACCATCGGGCGGCAGCCGGTCAAGCCGGGCAAAGACCTCGCGATTCTCCCAGCCACGGCGCCCGATGATGAAAAGCTGCGGCGGATCGGGCCGCAGGGTCAATTGCTGCCATGCGTCCAGAAGAAGGGCGTGGTTCTTGCGCGGCTCGATGGTGCCCAACGTAACGAAGAAAGGGCGCGAGAGATCCAGATCCGCGGGCAGTCCGGCTGCATCTGGCGCAGCCAGCCGGGTGCCGATCGGAGCCGCAATGACCGGGGTCGCATCCGGCAGGTTCAGCCGGTCGCGCCAGCGCAGCACATCGGCACGGGTCGCCCCCGAGACGGTCAGGACCAACTCGGCCTGCCCCAGCGCCGCGATGAAACGAGCGCGGAACTTGTCATCCTGCCCGGCGCGGGTGAATTCGGGATGGTCCAGCGGAATCGTGTCGTGGATCAGCACAGCGCGGGGCAAGGGGCGCAGGTTTTGCAGCAACTCCCGTTGCAGATTGGCGTGGCCGACATTCAGATAGACCGCCTGCCCCAGATACGCTTGCGCGACAGGGCCAAGGCCGTGCCCGTCACGCCCGGCGCGCGCCAGCGCCATGCGACGCAGCGCGGCCTCGGCCCGCGCGGGCAAGCTATAGCGTCCCCGCAAACGATCCAGAAAATCGGGCGGCGGCAGGTCATCCAGCTTGCCGCCCAACCAGCGCAAAATAGCTGCCCCGGCCAGCGGCGGCAGCAGCAACTGACCCCGCCGCACCCGGCAAAGCAGCAGATGCGGGCGGGTTTGCAGATGAGCCAGCCATTCGGCCTCGACCCGGTCTATACCCGTCGCCGGGCCGCCGCCAAGCCGCGAGATCAGCCGTGAGACGTCCAGCAGAACA
This window harbors:
- a CDS encoding glycosyltransferase family 4 protein, whose amino-acid sequence is MPGAGTRTADMGPDAAVLLDVSRLISRLGGGPATGIDRVEAEWLAHLQTRPHLLLCRVRRGQLLLPPLAGAAILRWLGGKLDDLPPPDFLDRLRGRYSLPARAEAALRRMALARAGRDGHGLGPVAQAYLGQAVYLNVGHANLQRELLQNLRPLPRAVLIHDTIPLDHPEFTRAGQDDKFRARFIAALGQAELVLTVSGATRADVLRWRDRLNLPDATPVIAAPIGTRLAAPDAAGLPADLDLSRPFFVTLGTIEPRKNHALLLDAWQQLTLRPDPPQLFIIGRRGWENREVFARLDRLPPDGPVRELSDLDDGAVAELIGRSHGLLMPSRAEGFGLPLTEAAGRGIPVLAAPSPAAREMLGDYATWLSPDAAGDWAAEVARLAAAPPVRLPPWPVPDWDGHFALFYAGLSPIIAPHAR
- a CDS encoding glycosyltransferase family 2 protein — its product is MPRLFRILRQKLRLRARRQWLLWRAFRCRRRLRPLWDRTAQIQPGDILLFTAIRNEALRLPWFLDYYRAMGIRHFLVVDNGSDDGGCEYLANQPDVSVWLTHASYKDALFGLDWLNWLLRRYGAGHWCLTVDCDEFLIYPHHDTRPLQALTDWLDASNIRSFSAMLLDMYPKGSLTAQPYRAGQDPFQVARWFDPANYVIRKNGEYGNLWIQGGPRARAFFADDPESAPALNKIPLVRWRRGQAYLSSTHMLLPRSLNRVYDENGGEKASGCLLHAKFLSTFVEKSAEELTRRQHYANSQEYLAYHAGLRDDPDFWCEESCELQDWRQLEDLGLISKGNWA
- a CDS encoding DUF5927 domain-containing protein is translated as MSAAPVRLGVVMLCHEELRIAAGVARVWAQGGAAVSVHIDAKTPADAIEAMRAELAELPQVLFSPRHDCEWGSFSLVRATQDAAGLLLAGFKDVTHVLVVSGACLPLRPVRDICAYLALHPGRDFIESVTAEDVGWTVGGLNEERFTLRFPFSFRRQRKLFDRYVELQRRLQVSRRIPQGLVPHLGSQWWCLTRATLHAILNDPRRQEFDRYFNRVWIPDESYFQTLARRHSTHIESRSLTLAKFDDQGKPYIFYDDHRELLQQSRCFVARKIWRGARGLYQHFPYSCSNKPSAAEPRPGRVDRIISHAVTRRRLGRPGLYMQSRFPLKDRENGKTSAPYALFQGFTDLFPGFEPWLASRIDADVHGHVFAVHGVEFAGRQPIGPGALSDSAVLRDLDQRGFLANLIRITRRMQVWQFSPRDEQDMNWFLATDPNARIFVITGAWVVPLLHSDMPFDDIRRVAAILQRTELAQMEVLNSVWLKAQTQIWDLADFCARPSAVLGAILHRLGGNPDTANDLPPMREIAGMGRFLQRLRNAGLRPQLMGDFPATNPEPPTAQGNPAP